A window of the Candidatus Eisenbacteria bacterium genome harbors these coding sequences:
- a CDS encoding phosphatidylglycerophosphatase A, with translation MNRDDLKSLSFWIYSAGGAGLAPIAPGTAGSALAAVLLLLPGRLGGLPAWAHPGWGALVLLVFFAGVRSCRAAEAAHGRDPGVVVIDEVLGMLVALYLIPNSFAAVAAAFFFFRFFDIVKPFPARLAERARGGWGVMLDDAVAGIYANLAVRALFLLGGKLA, from the coding sequence ATGAATCGTGATGACCTCAAGAGCCTCTCCTTCTGGATCTACTCAGCCGGAGGAGCGGGGCTCGCGCCGATCGCGCCCGGCACCGCCGGATCCGCGCTCGCCGCGGTCCTCCTCCTCCTCCCCGGCCGCCTCGGTGGCCTTCCGGCGTGGGCGCATCCCGGATGGGGAGCGCTCGTCCTTCTCGTCTTCTTCGCAGGCGTCCGGTCGTGCCGCGCGGCGGAAGCGGCGCACGGGAGAGATCCCGGCGTCGTCGTGATCGACGAGGTCCTCGGGATGCTCGTCGCGCTCTACCTCATCCCGAACTCCTTCGCCGCGGTCGCCGCCGCGTTCTTCTTCTTTCGGTTCTTCGACATCGTGAAGCCCTTCCCCGCGAGGCTCGCGGAGAGGGCGCGCGGGGGCTGGGGGGTGATGCTCGACGACGCGGTCGCGGGCATCTACGCGAACCTCGCGGTGCGCGCGCTCTTCCTTCTGGGGGGGAAGCTCGCATGA
- the recR gene encoding recombination protein RecR, with protein sequence MFQSPTLEGLVDELKKLPGIGRKSAARIAFHLLRAPREEAEALARRILDLKMRVRTCSLCGNYTEEETCGICRDPRRDGTLLCVVEQPSDVALLESTGSYRGIYHVLHGVLSPLEGMRPEGLRIRELVERASSGAVKEIILATNPTVEGDATAFYIQNAVRDLPVLVTRIARGVPVGGEIEFADQVTLARALEGRRALE encoded by the coding sequence ATGTTTCAATCCCCGACCCTTGAAGGGCTCGTCGACGAGCTGAAGAAGCTCCCCGGCATCGGCCGGAAGTCGGCGGCGCGGATCGCCTTCCATCTTCTCCGCGCGCCGCGCGAGGAGGCCGAGGCGCTCGCGAGGCGGATTCTCGACCTCAAGATGCGCGTGCGGACCTGCTCGCTGTGCGGCAACTACACCGAGGAAGAGACGTGCGGGATCTGCCGCGATCCCAGGCGGGACGGAACGCTCCTCTGCGTCGTCGAACAGCCGAGCGATGTGGCGCTCCTCGAGAGCACCGGGTCGTACCGCGGCATCTATCACGTGCTCCACGGCGTGCTCTCTCCGCTCGAGGGGATGCGCCCGGAAGGGCTTCGCATCCGCGAGCTGGTCGAGCGGGCCTCGTCGGGGGCGGTGAAGGAGATCATCCTCGCGACGAACCCGACCGTCGAGGGGGACGCGACGGCGTTCTACATCCAGAACGCGGTCCGGGATCTTCCGGTGCTCGTCACGCGCATCGCGCGGGGCGTGCCGGTCGGCGGGGAGATCGAGTTCGCCGATCAGGTGACGCTCGCCCGCGCCCTCGAGGGGCGCCGGGCGCTGGAGTAG
- a CDS encoding YbaB/EbfC family nucleoid-associated protein — protein sequence MDLNFLMKQAREMQAKMEEAQARLAETTVEAAAGGGKVTAVVSGKQELVEIRIDPEVVDPADVEMLQDLVLAAVNEGLRRSQEAAREEIAKATGGLGGLGGFPKLF from the coding sequence TTGGATCTAAACTTTTTAATGAAGCAGGCCCGCGAAATGCAGGCCAAGATGGAAGAGGCGCAGGCGAGGCTCGCCGAAACGACCGTCGAGGCGGCCGCGGGGGGCGGCAAGGTGACCGCGGTCGTCTCGGGTAAGCAGGAGCTCGTCGAGATCCGGATCGATCCGGAGGTCGTGGATCCCGCCGATGTCGAGATGCTTCAGGATCTCGTTCTCGCAGCCGTGAACGAAGGGCTCCGGCGGTCGCAAGAGGCGGCCCGCGAGGAGATCGCCAAAGCGACCGGAGGGCTCGGCGGTCTCGGCGGTTTCCCGAAGCTCTTCTGA